One window of Trifolium pratense cultivar HEN17-A07 linkage group LG5, ARS_RC_1.1, whole genome shotgun sequence genomic DNA carries:
- the LOC123886990 gene encoding probable histone-arginine methyltransferase 1.3: MAESAEIKSKQRDFPLACVNQLSSASSSSSSSPGIVRLTTNAVQIHHDSHQIALHVNLPDIQIFRLGPVQSVCIVEGSDAGKQTSYSRGVAIQFRNEEESEAFHCVFQQWKKEFNVQGGNITNGTNAMTSKSKFDEKIEPSSAKMYFHYYGQLLHQQNMLQDYVRTGTYYAAVMENRTDFFGRVVVDVGAGSGILSLFAAQAGAKHVYAIEASEMAEYARKLIAGNPLLGQRITVIKGRVEDVVLPEKADILISEPMGTLLVNERMLESYVIARDRFLTPNGKMFPTSGRIHMAPFSDEYLFVEIASKGLFWQQQNYYGVDLTPLHGTAFQGYFSQPVVDAFDPRLLISPSMFHAMDFTKIKEEELYEIDIPLRFIASVGARVHGLACWFDVLFNGSSVQRWLTTAPGSPVTHWYQLRCVLFQPIYVMAGQEITGRLHLIAHSAQSYTIYLTLSAKMWGPGAEQGGILQTSSCKLDLKEPYYRMSQPQAYPSTQDHQPQPFLSAQDVKNQS; this comes from the exons ATGGCAGAATCGGCGGAGATAAAGAGTAAGCAGAGAGACTTCCCTTTGGCATGTGTCAATCAGCTCTcttcagcttcttcttcttcttcttcttcgccGGGGATTGTCCGCCTCACCACCAACGCTGTTCAAATTCACCACGATTCTCACCAGATTGCTCTCCATGTTAACCTTCCAGATATTCAG ATATTCAGATTAGGTCCTGTTCAATCGGTTTGCATAGTGGAAGGTTCTGATGCTGGCAAACAG ACATCTTACTCCAGAGGAGTTGCTATACAGTTTAGAAATGAGGAAGAGAGTGAGGCCTTCCATTGTGTATTCCAACAATGGAAGAAGGAATTCAATGTTCAAG GAGGGAACATAACGAATGGAACTAATGCAATGACTTCCAAAAGCAAATTTGATGAAAAGATAGAGCCATCTTCTGCAAAAATGTATTTTCATTATTATGGACAACTTCTTCATCAGCAAAATATGTTGCAGGACTATGTGAGGACAG gtACATATTATGCTGCTGTTATGGAGAACCGCACTGATTTCTTTGGTCGTGTAGTAGTTGATGTTGGCGCCGGCAGTGGTATTTTGTCATTATTTGCTGCTCAG GCAGGTGCAAAACATGTATATGCAATAGAAGCATCTGAAATGGCAGAATACGCACGCAAACTTATAGCTGGGAACCCACTACTGGGTCAACGAATTACC GTTATCAAAGGAAGAGTTGAGGATGTTGTATTGCCAGAGAAAGCAGATATTCTGATATCTGAGCCCATGG GCACCTTGTTAGTTAATGAAAGAATGCTGGAGTCTTATGTTATTGCCAGAGATAGGTTTCTTACCCCTAATGGCAAAATGTTTCCTACATCGGGAAG GATTCATATGGCACCTTTCAGTGATGAATATTTGTTTGTTGAAATTGCTAGTAAG GGGCTGTTCTGGCAGCAACAAAACTATTATGGTGTTGATTTGACGCCCTTACACGGGACTGCCTTTCAAGGATACTTCTCTCAG CCTGTTGTGGATGCTTTTGATCCAAGGTTGTTAATATCTCCTTCTATGTTCCATGCGATGGACTTTACCAAAATAAAG GAAGAAGAGCTGTATGAAATCGACATTCCTCTCAGATTTATAGCCAGTGTGGGTGCTAGAGTACATGGTTTAGCATGTTGGTTTGATGTACTGTTCAATGGAAG TTCTGTGCAAAGGTGGCTTACCACTGCCCCTGGTTCACCGGTAACTCATTGGTATCAGTTACGCTGTGTTCTCTTCCAACCTATTTATGTCATGGCGGGGCAAGAAATTACTGGCAGGCTGCACTTGATTGCACACAGTGCACAGAGTTACACAATCTATTTAACCTTGTCAg CTAAAATGTGGGGTCCTGGCGCTGAGCAAGGAGGGATTCTTCAAACATCATCCTGTAAACTTGATCTGAAAGAACCATACTATAGAATGTCTCAACCTCAAGCTTATCCGTCAACCCAAGATCATCAACCTCAACCATTTTTATCGGCACAG GATGTAAAGAACCAATCTTAA
- the LOC123887067 gene encoding isoleucine--tRNA ligase, chloroplastic/mitochondrial-like — METTFTLFKQTSSYRVLSRNACLSFMRTNSIGSYYSRGISSAKVVPLSKFSNYCTHSKDNVCSSKRRSRGPVMAGKKAAEGIKQDEGKYKHTVDLPKTAFGMRANSSVREPEIQKIWDDNQVFKRVADKNSRGNFILHDGPPYANGDLHIGHALNKILKDIINRYKLLQNYKVHFVPGWDCHGLPIELKVLQSLDKEARNNLTPLKLRAKAAKFAKDTVKNQMSSFKRFGVWADWNNPYLTLDPEYEAAQIEVFGQMALKGYIYRGRKPVHWSPSSRTALAEAELEYPEGHVSKSIYAIFRVASAPVMPSDLLQEFPNLCLAIWTTTPWTIPANAAVAVNAKLEYDVVEVESVNEHASSSGETKKKRLGIVLKDEKKLFLIVASELVPTLEAKWGVKLVVKRKLLGSDLENYRYIHPVDNRECPVVVGGDYITTETGTGLVHTAPGHGQEDYVTGQKYGLPILSPVDDNGIFTEEAGQFSGLDVLAEGNTAVVKFLDENLSLVMEESYQHKYPYDWRTKKPTIFRATEQWFASVEGFREAAMDAIGRVNWVPPQGENRISAMTSSRSDWCISRQRTWGVPIPVFYHLQTREPLMNEETIGHINSIIAQKGSDAWWYMKVEELLPANYRDKAAEYEKGTDTMDVWFDSGSSWAAVLRKRDTLGFPADLYLEGTDQHRGWFQSSLLTSIATTGKAPYSAVLTHGFVLDEKGLKMSKSLGNVVDPRSVIEGGKNQKEAPAYGADVLRLWVSSVDYTGDVMIGPQILRQISEIYRKLRGTLRYLLANLHDWKTDYTVNYDELPRIDRHALFQLENVVKNVQGNYESYQFFKIFQTLQRFVIVDLSNFYFDVAKDRLYVGGSTSYTRRSCQTVLAAHLLSIVRVIAPILPHLAEDVWQNLPFQYTTEYGSFAEYVFESRWPTLNERWLTLPVEEIEFWEKILELRTEVNKVLEVARTGKLIGASLDAKVHIHTSDTIMASKLSELCTSEIDADTLNRLFITSQAEILPSLEDEQVANIPYSGECLIQGNSKVWIGISRASGSKCERCWHYSHQVGSFSDHPTLCNRCYDVVAVQMPSGSEIAAVS, encoded by the exons ATGGAAACCACTTTCACTCTCTTCAAGCAAACCTCTTCTTACAGG GTGCTGTCAAGAAATGCTTGTTTATCCTTCATGAGAACGAATTCCATTGGTTCATATTATTCCCGAGGAATCTCATCAGCTAAAGTAGTACCGCTCTCAAAGTTTTCAAACTATTGTACTCATTCAAAGGATAATGTCTGTTCTTCAAAGCGAAGATCAAGGGGGCCTGTTATGGCTGGAAAAAAAGCTGCCGAAG GAATCAAGCAAGATGAGGGTAAATACAAGCACACAGTTGATCTTCCCAAGACAGCATTTGGTATGAGAGCAAATTCTTCGGTAAGGGAGCCTGAAATTCAGAAAATATGGGATGATAATCAAGTATTTAAAAGAGTAGCTGACAAAAATAGCAGA GGTAATTTCATTCTTCATGATGGCCCTCCTTATGCCAATGGTGATCTTCACATTGGCCATGcgttaaataaaattttgaaggATATTATAAATCGTTATAAG CTCCTTCAAAACTATAAAGTTCATTTTGTGCCTGGATGGGATTGTCATGGCCTACCAATTGAATTAAAAG TTTTGCAGTCACTGGATAAGGAGGCTAGAAACAATCTTACACCATTGAAATTAAGAGCAAAGGCTGCTAAATTTGCCAAAGACACTGTTAAAAATCAGATGTCATCTTTTAAG CGCTTTGGAGTATGGGCCGACTGGAATAATCCCTATCTTACTCTAGATCCGGAATATGAAGCTGCCCAG ATCGAAGTATTTGGCCAGATGGCTTTGAAAGGTTATATCTACCGAGGGAGGAAACCTGTTCACTGGAGTCCCTCGTCACGGACAGCACTTGCTGAAGCTGAGTTGGAG TACCCTGAAGGTCATGTTTCAAAAAGCATATATGCCATTTTCAGAGTTGCAAGTGCTCCTGTAATGCCGAGTGATCTTCTACAAGAATTCCCAAATTTGTGTTTGGCCATTTGGACCACCACTCCATGGACTATTCCTGCCAATGCAG CTGTTGCAGTAAATGCCAAGCTTGAATATGATGTTGTTGAAGTAGAATCGGTGAATGAACATGCCTCTTCCTCCGGTGAAACTAAAAAGAAAAGGCTTGGCATTGTTTTGAAGGATGAGAAAAAGTTATTTCTTATTGTAGCTTCAGAACTTGTGCCAACGTTAGAGGCAAAATGGGGTGTGAAACTTGTTGTCAAGAGAAAACTGTTGGGTTCTGATTTGGAAAACTACAG ATACATCCATCCAGTAGATAATAGGGAATGCCCAGTCGTAGTTGGTGGAGATTATATTACAACAGAAACAGGAACAGGACTGGTCCATACAGCTCCTGGACACGGTCAAGAAGATTATGTGACTGGTCAGAAATATGGGCTACCCATTCTATCTCCAGTAGATGATAATGGAATATTCACCGAAGAAGCTGGGCAGTTTAGTGGGCTTGATGTTCTTGCTGAAGGTAACACTGCTGTTGTGAaatttttggatgaaaatttgtCACTCGTCATGGAAGAATCATACC AACACAAGTATCCGTATGATTGGCGGACGAAAAAACCAACAATATTTAGAGCAACAGAGCAATGGTTTGCATCGGTTGAGGGATTTCGCGAAGCTGCTATGGATGCTATTGGCCGTGTAAATTGGGTTCCACCTCAG GGAGAAAACAGAATCTCAGCAATGACCTCCAGCCGCTCTGATTGGTGCATATCACGACAAAGGACATGGGGTGTGCCCATTCCAGTTTTTTATCATCTGCAGACTAGAGAACCTCTTATGAATGAAGAGACAATTGGTCATATAAATT CTATTATAGCCCAAAAGGGTAGTGATGCATGGTGGTACATGAAAGTAGAGGAACTACTGCCAGCTAATTATCGTGATAAAGCAGCTGAATATGAAAAGGGAACTGATACAATGGACGTATGGTTTGATTCAG GCTCCTCCTGGGCTGCAGTCTTGAGAAAAAGAGATACCCTTGGCTTTCCAGCAGACTTGTATCTTGAAGGAACAGATCAGCATCGAGGGTGGTTTCAGAGTTCATTGCTAACTAGTATAGCCACAACAG GAAAGGCTCCATATTCTGCTGTTTTAACTCATGGATTTGTATTGGATGAGAAAGGCTTAAAGATGAGCAAGTCATTGGGTAATGTTGTGGATCCACGTAGTGTGATTGAAGGAGGAAAAAATCAGAAG GAAGCACCTGCATATGGAGCTGATGTCCTACGTCTTTGGGTTTCGAGTGTAGATTATACCGGTGATGTGATGATTGGCCCTCAAATTCTTCGTCAAATATCTGAAATTTACCGGAAGTTACGGGGAACTTTGAGATACCTCTTGGCAAATCTCCATGACTGGAAA ACAGATTACACTGTTAACTACGACGAACTTCCGAGGATTGATAGGCATGCACTATTTCAGCTTGAGAATGTTGTAAAAAACGTTCAAGGGAATTATGAAAGTTAccagtttttcaaaatatttcag ACTTTACAGAGGTTTGTCATAGTGGACCTTtcaaatttctattttgatgTTGCCAAAGATCGACTATATGTTGG TGGATCGACAAGTTATACAAGGAGAAGTTGCCAAACAGTTCTTGCTGCTCATCTCCTTTCTATTGTGAGGGTAATAGCACCAATATTGCCCCATTTAGCTGAGGATGTGTGGCAGAATCTTCCATTTCAGTATACAACCGAATATGGTTCCTTTGCTGAATATGTATTTGAATCAAGATGGCCAACTTTGAATGAAAGATGGCTTACTCTACCTGTTGAAGAAATTGAATTCTGGGAAAAGATTCTCGAG CTGAGAACAGAGGTGAATAAAGTGTTGGAGGTAGCTCGAACTGGTAAATTAATTGGTGCCAGTTTAGATGCTAAGGTTCACATTCATACATCCGATACAATCATGGCATCCAAATTATCTGAACTATGTACAAGCGAAATCGATGCCGATACATTGAATCGGTTATTTATAACGTCTCAG GCTGAGATTCTTCCTTCATTGGAAGATGAACAAGTTGCAAATATACCGTACAGCGGTGAATGCCTTATTCAAGGGAACAGTAAAGTGTGGATTGGTATATCTCGTGCTAGTGGTTCTAAGTGTGAAAGATGTTGGCATTATTCACACCAAGTTGGTTCATTTTCAGACCACCCTACCCTTTGCAACCGCTGCTATGATGTTGTTGCTGTTCAGATGCCCTCTGGCTCTGAAATAGCTGCCGTCAGTTAA